One Halosegnis longus DNA window includes the following coding sequences:
- the thiM gene encoding hydroxyethylthiazole kinase: MNPDLDGAFDAIAEVSPLVNCITNAVTVNDVANAALFWGGLPVMSDDENDVVDMVAGADGLLLNMGTTDEQGVETMLAAGRSAMDHDVPIVLDPVGVGATPARDETAGRLTTDLDIAVINGNYGEITALAGETADVRGVESVGDYSEIARDATAVAADTGAVVVASGATDVVATADRAFEIEAGHELMGQFVGTGCMQGVTQAVFAGAVTDTLDAVLAGTLAYGRAGERAAAGAYGDFEGPASYRTAFLDAIAGLDAAEAAPDEERITELH; encoded by the coding sequence ATGAACCCCGACCTCGACGGTGCCTTCGACGCCATCGCCGAGGTGAGTCCGCTCGTCAACTGTATCACCAACGCCGTCACGGTGAACGACGTGGCCAACGCCGCCCTCTTCTGGGGCGGGCTGCCGGTGATGTCCGACGACGAGAACGACGTGGTCGACATGGTCGCCGGCGCCGACGGACTCCTGCTCAACATGGGGACGACCGACGAGCAGGGCGTCGAGACGATGCTCGCGGCCGGCCGCTCGGCGATGGACCACGACGTGCCCATCGTCCTCGACCCGGTCGGCGTGGGCGCGACGCCGGCCCGCGACGAGACCGCAGGGCGGCTCACGACCGACCTCGACATCGCCGTCATCAACGGGAACTACGGCGAAATCACGGCGCTCGCCGGCGAGACGGCCGACGTTCGGGGGGTCGAGTCCGTGGGCGACTACTCGGAGATTGCACGCGACGCGACGGCCGTGGCCGCCGACACCGGAGCGGTCGTCGTCGCCTCCGGAGCGACCGACGTGGTCGCGACCGCCGACCGCGCCTTCGAAATCGAGGCGGGCCACGAACTGATGGGCCAGTTCGTCGGCACCGGCTGTATGCAGGGGGTGACACAGGCCGTCTTCGCGGGTGCCGTCACAGACACCCTCGACGCCGTGCTCGCGGGGACGCTCGCGTACGGCCGCGCCGGTGAGCGTGCTGCCGCCGGCGCGTACGGCGACTTCGAGGGGCCGGCCAGCTACCGGACGGCGTT
- the thiE gene encoding thiamine phosphate synthase: MNLQTYLVTEARFSTHPTVETVEAAIAGGVDVVQLREKATSVRERYDLGRRLREVTRAADVPLIVNDRVDLAAAIDADGVHLGDDDLPVGVAREQLGGDAIIGRSVSTVEAAEEAAAAGADYLGVGAVFATGSKETDPEESEIGLDAVRAIDAAVDIPFVGIGGIDVTNARDVIAAGADGVAVISAITDTDDPEAATRSLRETVVGAGVEQ, translated from the coding sequence ATGAATTTACAGACGTATCTCGTGACCGAGGCCCGCTTTTCGACACATCCGACCGTCGAGACGGTCGAGGCGGCCATCGCCGGCGGCGTCGACGTGGTGCAACTGCGCGAGAAGGCGACGAGCGTCCGCGAGCGGTACGACCTCGGCCGACGGCTCCGCGAGGTGACGCGCGCGGCCGACGTTCCCCTCATCGTCAACGACCGGGTCGACCTCGCGGCCGCCATCGACGCCGACGGCGTCCACCTCGGGGACGACGACCTCCCCGTCGGAGTCGCCCGCGAGCAGTTAGGTGGCGATGCCATCATCGGCCGGTCGGTGTCGACGGTCGAAGCCGCCGAGGAAGCGGCGGCCGCGGGCGCGGATTATCTCGGCGTCGGCGCGGTGTTCGCCACCGGGTCGAAGGAGACCGACCCCGAGGAGTCCGAGATTGGGCTCGACGCCGTTCGCGCAATCGACGCGGCCGTCGATATCCCGTTCGTCGGTATCGGGGGCATCGACGTGACGAACGCCCGCGACGTAATCGCGGCCGGCGCTGACGGCGTCGCGGTCATCTCCGCGATTACCGACACCGACGACCCGGAGGCTGCGACCCGGTCGCTGCGTGAAACCGTCGTCGGCGCGGGGGTCGAGCAATGA
- a CDS encoding thiamine pyrophosphate-binding protein has protein sequence MDDSSDAAATVGEAVVAAMAEAGIDAAFGIPGKQTLPLNEAMASNDIRYVVARHETAVSHQAWGYAETTGRPAATVVIPGPGDLNAANGLKNAHNDCTPLFHLAVETAPEVRGGDGIHETPPEVYDELVKANYTVASPASAAATVTEAVEEATTHPKGPVRVGIPKTFLGQTVASAAAGARDERGPKQPASDALARASALLADATRPALLAGGGVRASDAAGSLEALADHLNAPVVTTYKGKGTLAEDHPLSAGVLCGGTSPAVASVLEDADALLAVGTDFDAVATGEWGYDLPDRLVHVTYHASDIGTGYDPAVGILADADATLRALRESLPAGDGDGERRAQDARAADRARLDALVDTHDGNPTSVEALRAVREAVPREATVAVDAGGFRIWALVAFPAYGPRRYVNPGSWATMGTGLPSAIGATVANPDREVVALTGDGGLMMCLHELHTLAAESLEVTVVVFRNDDYAIISEEATRSYGLKEVAYGWGDTPVEFTALAESMGVAGYSAHAVDEIPATVSEARASDGPALVEVRTDPTEPQASEWMRR, from the coding sequence ATGGACGATTCGAGCGACGCGGCTGCGACCGTCGGCGAGGCGGTTGTCGCGGCGATGGCCGAGGCCGGTATCGACGCGGCGTTCGGCATCCCGGGCAAGCAGACGCTCCCGCTGAACGAGGCGATGGCGAGCAACGATATCCGGTACGTCGTCGCCCGCCACGAGACCGCGGTCAGCCACCAGGCGTGGGGGTACGCCGAGACGACGGGCCGGCCTGCGGCGACGGTCGTCATCCCCGGCCCGGGCGACCTGAACGCGGCTAACGGGCTGAAGAACGCCCACAACGACTGTACGCCGCTGTTTCACCTCGCCGTGGAGACGGCCCCGGAGGTGCGCGGCGGCGACGGCATCCACGAGACTCCCCCGGAGGTGTACGACGAACTGGTGAAGGCAAACTACACCGTCGCGTCGCCGGCGAGCGCGGCCGCGACCGTCACCGAGGCGGTCGAGGAGGCGACCACCCACCCCAAAGGTCCCGTCCGCGTCGGCATCCCGAAGACGTTTCTCGGACAGACGGTCGCGTCGGCCGCGGCGGGCGCGCGCGACGAACGCGGCCCGAAACAGCCGGCTTCCGACGCCCTCGCGCGGGCGAGTGCCCTGCTTGCCGACGCAACGCGACCGGCGCTCCTCGCGGGAGGTGGCGTGCGGGCGAGCGACGCCGCCGGGAGCCTCGAAGCGCTCGCCGACCACCTGAACGCGCCCGTCGTGACGACGTACAAGGGGAAAGGCACGCTCGCCGAGGACCACCCGCTGTCGGCTGGAGTGTTGTGCGGCGGAACCAGCCCGGCGGTGGCGTCCGTTCTCGAAGACGCGGACGCGCTGCTCGCGGTCGGGACAGATTTCGACGCCGTCGCGACCGGCGAGTGGGGGTACGACCTCCCCGACCGCCTCGTCCACGTCACCTACCACGCGAGCGATATCGGGACGGGATACGACCCCGCGGTCGGCATTCTCGCGGATGCTGACGCGACGCTTCGGGCGCTCCGCGAGTCGCTGCCGGCGGGCGACGGCGACGGAGAGCGGCGAGCGCAGGACGCGCGGGCCGCCGACCGAGCGCGGCTCGACGCACTGGTCGATACGCACGACGGAAACCCCACCTCCGTTGAGGCGCTCCGGGCCGTCCGCGAGGCGGTCCCGCGGGAGGCGACGGTGGCGGTCGACGCCGGCGGCTTCCGCATCTGGGCGCTCGTCGCCTTCCCGGCGTACGGCCCGCGCCGGTACGTCAATCCGGGGTCGTGGGCGACGATGGGAACCGGGCTTCCGTCGGCAATCGGGGCGACGGTCGCGAACCCGGACCGCGAGGTCGTCGCGCTCACCGGCGACGGCGGCCTGATGATGTGTCTCCACGAGCTCCACACGCTCGCCGCCGAATCGCTGGAGGTGACGGTGGTCGTCTTCCGCAACGACGACTACGCCATCATCAGCGAGGAGGCGACCCGGAGCTACGGGCTCAAAGAAGTCGCCTACGGCTGGGGCGACACCCCGGTCGAGTTCACCGCGCTCGCGGAGTCGATGGGCGTGGCCGGCTACAGCGCACACGCGGTCGATGAAATCCCCGCCACCGTCTCCGAGGCGCGAGCGAGCGACGGGCCGGCGCTCGTCGAGGTGCGGACGGACCCGACGGAGCCACAGGCCAGCGAGTGGATGCGGCGGTGA
- a CDS encoding Lrp/AsnC family transcriptional regulator: protein MKDGELDSVDKHILYYLQQDARSTSSTDIAEELGLSSSTVRTRLNKLEESGVIRGYHIDIDYDLAGYPLYTKIICTAPIPERDELANEARTIRGVTAVREIMTGERNVYVNAIGRDHDDLNRISEELDAAGLRVVDEQLIRDEYVCPYHGFLDDADAPPEEG from the coding sequence ATGAAAGACGGCGAGTTGGACTCTGTCGACAAGCATATTCTGTACTATCTCCAGCAGGACGCGCGCTCGACGTCGTCCACCGATATCGCAGAGGAGCTGGGACTGTCTTCGAGCACGGTTCGGACCCGGCTCAACAAGCTGGAAGAAAGCGGCGTCATCCGTGGCTACCACATCGACATCGACTACGACCTCGCCGGCTACCCCCTGTACACGAAGATTATCTGTACGGCACCGATTCCCGAACGCGATGAACTCGCCAACGAGGCCCGTACGATTCGTGGGGTGACCGCCGTCCGTGAAATCATGACCGGCGAGCGGAACGTCTACGTGAACGCCATCGGCCGCGACCACGACGACCTCAACCGCATCAGCGAGGAACTCGACGCGGCCGGGCTTCGGGTCGTCGACGAACAGCTCATCCGCGACGAGTACGTCTGTCCGTACCACGGATTCCTCGACGACGCCGACGCGCCGCCCGAGGAGGGGTGA